CCTGCCCCAAGAGCCCCCCAGCCACCGAAAGCTGTCCGCTGTGGGGGCGTCTGGCCACAAAGAGTGCAGGAGCGAAATCCATCATCCTTTGACCACTAATCCAGGGGTCATTCCAGAAGTCAGTGTCCCGCCCATCGCGAACGTTAGCCACGGTAGCTGCTTCAAAGATGTCTCAAGACGCCCGCGAGATGCCTAACGGTAGACCTTGCCACGGACGCCAGTCCTCTGTCCGCTGCAGCCAGCACCAACGTGCCCGAAGCGCAGAATTAAGCTCACGAAGATTAGGCAAACCCAATCCCCCAAACTCCTTCGGCGAGCACACCCGGTCCCATGCCACCAGACAATTGCCACCATTCACCTCTCTCCTTCCCTTCCAAAGGAAGCCACGACAGATGCTCTCTATggcttttagggttttgattGCGAGGTCCAAGGAAAGCATCGCGTAAACCGACATTGCACAGagggtggaggagaggagtgTCAGGCGGCCACCATGAGATAACATGGGAGCACGCTAGCTTTGGAGACGCCCGCCGATCCTGTCCACCAATGGCTGTAGCTGGCAAGCCGTGATCTTCTGCATCCCTAGCGGTAGCCCTAGGTAGGAGCAGGGAAACTCCTTGGTAGGGCATCGAAGGTGCCGCTGCTCCCCAGAGCAATTGATGAGATGTGCAGAGCTCTTGAGCAGATTGGCATGAAGGCCCGAAGCCGCCCCAAAGTCCTGCAGCAACTCCTCGCAAGTCACCAGGTCCATGTGAGTCGGATGGAGAAACGTCACCACATCATCCGCAAACAACGAGGTTCTCCGGCTGATTCCACAATCACTCAGAATCCCCGCCTCCATCGCCTGGTCGAGGACATTATTGAGGATGTCAATCGCGCCAAGACAAACATCATTGGTGACAGCGGATCCCCTTGGCGAAGCCCACGTCGGTTGGTAATCCGGCTTCCGGCCAATCCATTCACGAGCACCGCCGTCGTAGCCGTCCCCAGCAAGCCCCCAATCCAAGCCATCCACTTGGGCTGAAACCAATTCTGCGTAGCACGTCGAAGAGGAAAGCCCACTGGAGTGAATCAAATGCCTTCGTAATGTCCACTTTGAGAAAAACCACCGCAGAGCGCGAGGAGTGCAGTTTTCTAGCCGAACCCTGAACCATCACGTAATGGTCATGCAAACATCTGCCCCTAACGAAAGCGCTCTGATGCGGAGCAATGAGCTCCGGCAGTCTCCTTGCCAACCTCGTTGCCAGAACCTTCGCAAAGAGTTTCCCCATGCTGTGTATAAGACTCATAGGACGGAAATCTCTGAGCTCGAGGGCGTCCACCTTCTTCGGCAGCAGGCAAATGAAAGCCTGGTTGAGCGCCTCAAAGCCACTGGTTCTCAATATCGACAGCTTCTGAAAACAAGCCAACACATCCCCCTTAATGATTGGCTAGCAAACACGGTAGAACCTGCCCGTGAAGCCATCTGGACCTGGCACCTTGTCCATTGGAAACTCCCTAATAAcagccaccacctcctcctcggtgAACTCTCCCTCGAGGTTAGACAGGTCATGCTGGGCCACTTGCAAAAAGTCCAAGTCGAGGGTAAAAGGCCTTTCCACCGCCACACCGAGAAGCTGTTCAAAGAAAGCATCCGCCGCCAAAGCCTTCTCCTCGTGAGAGGAAATCAGCGAGCCATCCTCTAGGCGGATCTGGTGAATGAAATTCTTTCTCCTTCGTTGGTCACACAGATGGAATACTTCGTGTTAGCGTCCCCTTCCTTGAGCCAAAGGAGCTGGGATCTCTGACGCGCCATAGAACGCTCCAACGAAGAGAGACCGAGGAATTTGAGTTTAAGGAAAGCCCTAAGGGATTGCTCGCCCGCCATGAGAGCCCTCGCCTCCATAGCCACATCCAAACGCAGAATCAGCTCCGCAACCACCGAGATCAGCAATTTGATATTGCCAATGCGCTTGTCGCTCCAACTGCGCAGTCGCCTCGTGCACACCCGCAACCTCCCCGCAAGGGTTCTAAAGTGATTCGAAGTGGGCTGGCACTCCTGCCAAGCCCCGCGCACCACGTCAAGGAAGCCCGCCGCCTTGGGCCAATGGGCCTCGAAGTGAAATCTGCGGCCCACTCGAAAGTCAGCCCCAACCTCCAACAGGAGAGGCGCGTGATCCGAGGTTGCCATTCCAATCGCCAAGAGGTAGGCCTCTGGACAACAGAGCTCTCAGTCCACAATCGTGAACACACGATCCAGCCTACATAACACGTATTAGTAAGGTAGCAGGAGCCTAGAATGGGGAGGTTTTACTGTGAACAATACCTCATGTTGCTTATTTCCACTACATGACCTTGTTGAGTCTCCATAGTCCTTTACAGTGTTCGCCACACACTTTTTAACAAGAGATGGAGTTGTTGGATGAAATATATTGGGCACAACATAGTAATTaatttacacatatatattttgaGAAGCGAAGGAGGCTTTTGGTTGATGGAACTAATTTTTTGTTGTCGGATGAAGCAATTTACAATTGGTGAAGCTAGAATgtagtttgttttttttgcgagagAATGCAGTTATTTAtcgatgtactccctccgatccataacaagtgtcttggatttagtataAAGTGTTATAACTTGTTATCTTGTTTGGTGCATGTATTTGTTATGGACATAACATGCATTTTTAGCACTTGTTATGTTGTTTTGTATGTATGTTGTAGCTTAAATCTTCTATGCTGTTTGGTATGTATGATCTATATGATGATTTGGACCATTGCGTATGTATATGATTACCATGTTTATAGATCTTGAttacctatttttttttgctacatGACTGGATCTTTTTGGGTTGCCTGATTTTATTGATGGATTGTGTAGGATCAGTAGGTGCTGGACATGCTAAGCTTCCCTCATATTTACTTTActtcctccattccataattcttgtcgaaatattacatgtatctagacactttctaggaatagatacatccattttttggcaaatttgagacaagaattatgaaacggagggagtatttgttaaTATCTTTATTTGGTATGGTAATTTATACAGGGTGAGGTAGATGATATGTGCCAATTTCTGGATAAAGTTTCTACTGCTTCTTTGAACTCCATATGGACGACTTCATAAATGATTTAATGGACTTTTGGTTGGGGGGAGAAGGTGGTGTAGGATAGGATATGGTATGATCTATTTTTTAGTAGTAATGATGGCCATTTTCATTTTCGTTGGATAACTCACAGGTCGTGGCTgagctgcgggggctcaatgGGCTGTTGTGGGCTCTATCTGCTAAAGGCTTACGGGGGCTATGCGGGAACTATGTTGGGCCGCTGCTGCTACTGGGCCTGAGGGTGCTATCGATTGCCGCCTTCCGCTGGCTAGCGCTACCTCGCCACGATCGCTATGTACTTTCCTCCTTTAATCTATATAGGAGAAGGTAACTATTGCCTTCCAACGTGAAGTTTCGGATATGTATCGCACAAAATAATATATAGGTGGATCAATTTGTCCAATTGTgtaaataaataatttaattcaccCTCTATTATGAGATAATCGAATTGAttgattttttctttcctaACTTGGCTAGAAATGAATTAGTGGAGGATCAGACTATGGAAACTCTTAAGGTCGTAAAGGGATAGATGGCCACAATTAAGCCCGGGCTTGAAGATGTGCTTGCTATCTGATCAAGTATTTAGGAATAATCATTAATTCATGAAAATCTCCTCCAGGGCGCACCGCAACGCTCATCCTTTGCGGACCCTCGCTATAAATCCACCCCTCCTTTGTACTTTCTCCTCACCACACTGACTGTTTCCTTGGCTCAGGTAGATCTAAAGCAAGATAGCCTCTCCTGGGTACTTGCTTGGTACCATCTGGCGAGCCGAGACAATGGCTCGCAAGAAGGTGGCCCTCCGGCGGATCCCCAATGACACGGCCCGGCGCACCACCTTTAGAAACCGCCACAATGGCCTGGTTAAGAAGGCGAGCGAGCTGGCCACGCTCTGCAATGTCAAGGCTTGTGTGATTGTGTATGGTGAGGGAGAAGTGCAACCTGAGGTATGGCCATCCGTTGCTGAGGTGGTACCCATCCTGCATCGATATAAGGCCATGCCTGATATTGCACAATGCAAGAAGACTATGACCCAGGAGGGCTTGCTCCGCCAGCGCATGGACAAGCTCAGAGAGCAGATCCAGAAGGCGAGGCACGAGAATCACAAGCGCCACACCGCGTCCCTAGTGCACAATGCCATGCTTGGTCGCCTCCCGGGACTCGAGGGCCTCGCTGTCGAGGAGGTCACCAATGTTGGTTGGATGGTGCAAATGAACCTCAAAAGCCTTGGTGAGCGCATTGCGAATCTCCAAGCACTGGCAGCGCTCGGGGCCCGCGCTCAGCCGGCTCCCTCTTTGACGTATGAGCAGCAGGTGCCGCACCAGGAGACCTGGATTGACATGGTTCGGGCCCCCCTGTTCCATAGTAGGTTTACTAATGGCAATGATGCCAGAAGCAGCACACCCAACAACAATATGGCCAATACCAGCGCAAGTGGAGGGTTCTCATGGAAATGGCATGCTGATCCAAGTGCTTCTAGTTCGTCTTTCCAACCCATGTAAGAGGGGATCTCTCAGGACACCTATGTGCATCTCATGCCAATCGATTATCGATCCATGTCTTATGAGTTTTCATTTACTTTATTGTTGTAAGGGTCCCATGATCTCATCCAGTTTTAGATCCAAGTCATGTAGTGTCGTGTAACGATGTCATGCTCGTTTGTTCTCCGTAATCAGAATTGTTTCAAGTTGAACTTTAATGTTGGTGTGATGTTTGTTCTAGTTATAATTTCCATCTGTATCCCTTTGCTTTGCTTAGATCAATGAAATATGTTGTTGTCTTGTTAAATATATGTAACGGTTTTAATTTGTTGCTGGTGCATTTGTAAAATCCAACACATCTCTGGCACATGGGAGAGACATATGAATGTTAATCTTAGTGATATTATGGGGCATGACATGCATGCTTGGAATTATGGGGGACTCCATGAGAGAATCATGCGACAAAAGTCCACAAGCATGAATGGCCTCAAAGGGAAAGGCACCTTCTTGTTAGGTTATATGCTGCTCCATGTCTCAACAATGCAAATGGTATTTTTCATCGCAGGTCCTAAAGATATGTTCCCGCAAAAAGAGGAAGATGTGTTTTTGTTAAAATGTTATATACTCCAAGCCATTTGATTGGTCACGATATTGGTAAAAGAAGCTAGAtatcatttcttttctggaTTTGTTTATTTACTTTAACTTTGCAACAAAGCGGCTGTGTGCATTATTTCGATGCAGACGCTGGGAGCCCTCCCCTTTGAAAAAAGGTATTTCTTTTTTAGGAACTGCTATTTCacggggaggggggggggtgagaATTAATTAACTATTTCTCAATTGACCCGCAAGACCATCGGATTTCACGCAGAGATCtgtgttgttttttcttttctttttttttaattccttgCAAGCGGCGGCTCACAAATCTATATATGTGGATTTTTCTAGTTACTGGAATGCAACTCCCCTGTTATTTATTCAGGATCTTTAAGGATCAACTCCAAGTTCCTTTCTCATTCGAGATCACTACTCTTGCATCCTGGAGCATTTGGAAAATTAGAAATGACTTCATATTCAATGGGGTGCAGCCATCCCTCTACGGGTGCAATTGAGGAGATGAATCTTGTCTTTCATAGAGCTAGAAGAAAGTCGTATAATAATCTCAAGGACTGGATAGCTAGATTTCATTGATTTCTCTTGATTTGGAGATAACCAATTTGGTTATCACCTTGTAACGGACCATCAGCAATTTGCCCTTTTGCATCAAGATCCAAAAATGCTTCTCAGAAATTTTCTCTCGCATATGTGTAGCACGGATCCATTTACAGCGAAAGGCGCCCTATGGGAGCGAATTCACTTCAAAGGGATGGCCAAGGAGCTATTTTACCCATGGAAAACCTATCCTTGCTTTCTGACTTATTGGACATGCGGTTTAGTTAGATTCATTTTTATATCCTATTATTTAGTTTTTGTGGTGTTTGTCGAATTCGCTTATTTTACTCTAATTTAGTTTTAATACCATTATTTATGTAATAATTAAATTTATACCAGAATTGTCTAAATTCTCTACATGTGCATACTTACAAAATATTGAACTTTTGAGGACATAGCGCAGCATCCTTCATATCGATTGAAACCGATCAACACAGGCCAAGGAACAAACTCACAAGCGGTTAAGGCTCGAAATTCAGGAACGACCATtggtgtgggtgaagggatTTTTGCTATATACTCTGCTTGCAGTCatgatgtaacatcccaaaaatttctcattttggaatgttaaataaaattattattttattaaaatatTGTCTTTGGagatattttggttgtgaaatTCTAAaagatttcaaatttttaggacctatttacatttttccaaaccatgtttgaatattcaacaaaagattgGATTAATAggctatccaaattatacaacatgtgtcgtagcccggggtgTAGACACCAGGGGTGagcggcacccccttttaggtttggcagAAGGCGTCGGCGaagccaatgtcaagcgtgaggATGCACACAATCGTTTTTAcacaggttcgggccacccagaggtgtaaaaccctacgtcctgcttcaacgttcttattagccagtgaacaagggtttacaggtCGCCGAGGGAGTTCCCGGGcattctctccttttctgctaagagctacttgctatttctggccaaaactattaaaaaaaacccgaACCTTTTGACTGTTGGCAATGATcttccttttatactcaaggggataccacaggtgccttggtgcatggacgacaagtggcgagcaaagagCTCGAGCAGCTTGCCCTCGCTGCCCTGGCTTGCCTGCATGGGGAgtagccctgcagctagggCGCTGCGTGCCTAGAATTCACAGTGGGCAAatcactgtgggctgactagacggggaatcccctttctgtcggatcattaaatgcttgcttgCGATTTACTCCTCGCCCCGATGAGCCTGGCGCGCAGGGAACccgccgggcggccacgtgacGTCGATACTCTGTACGTCTGGTACCATCCTCGTAGCGATCACCCGCGTCCCGGggacaccctccccggcaagtgaccttcctgGGAAGTGCCCAGATGGTGATTCTCTTGTTGCcttccagggcaacccccgcagcctcGCTAGCCCTGTCGACCTGGTGGCTTgtcgggcagcttgtgcggtgctgcccggggCGCTATCCTGTCGGGGAGCgggtgaggcgacccacgcgtcatgcaacgtggtaccccgggtgccgctggtgcgacagtaggccccgggcgtgggccggcaacgcctgctCCCAGACGAATTCGCCtttggtcggttgccgggctacgcccttaaccgacgcgtgggtcctgAGCCGCTTCAGGTGCCCGTTTATGCGTTACTCCAGGAACTCCGCCGTTACGGGAAAAGTAgtgggggcgagatttccgcctTAACCTCCCCTTCATCtcgggtagttaaggccacgcccCGCATTCCCTCTCTTTAAACGTACTTATCCcgagcgcacccgtagggtgcggatgcgaccgttgccCAGCGCCGGGGCACTATAAGACCCCACCGTTGCGCTggggagcaaacacttagtccccagcccttcttcctcatccccatTCTTCCTTGCGCCCCCGATTCTTGCCAATCTTCACTtgcgttccccatggcgcccacagcccccaagagagggaaaggctccaagagttcCGCAGCTGACAAAGGGGAGaaggctcccaagaagcctctCTCGGATAAGgatcagaagaagcgggagtTGAGGGCCACGCAGGCCTTCTTCAGGCCCGGCTACAACAGCGAGGGGCTTGACAAGATCCGGCATGCTGTCGCCTCTTGGTTCAACGAGTACAACGAGACGCTTGTCTTCCCCACTGGCGCTGATtaccaggataacgacttccgggtgttcgtcCTTTTCATCCTCGCCGGGCTGGTACCTCTGTTCTCCcacttcctccacgcgctcatggcggcgtaccagctccgggtcacgcagctccaccccatctccctcttccttctcgccgtctttcaattcctctgcgaggggtttgttggggtgatgccgtcagtggcGTTCTTCCGCCACTATTTTTACCCACGGGTCGAGCAATCGGAgtcgatgtcgtcgggggtggtgttccgtgcccgcgacaagatgaagtcggagttcatcgtgcggacggagaagaagatcgagaaggagtgacACGTggattggtgctgggttcgcGTGAAGGATCCCGACGAGCTCATCTACGCACCCACCGAGCTGCCCGCAAGCAACCTCCGCTAGCCGCAGCCCGCCGGAAGCGAGTGGCCCAGAagagcgggggggggggggaatcGGAGCTCAGCGGGCCCGCCGTCGAGTCCTCCCGCGACGAGGCTGGCCGCGTCGCCGGAGCCCGGACAGCCCTTCCTGTGGCGGAGGAGACGGACGAAGACGACGCACCTCTAGTGCGGCGGAAGAGGGCGCCTCCGTGGCGGCCGCAATCGCCGTGGCAACTTCCACGGCGACCGGGCCGGCTACCCCACGAGGGTCCGTGGCTCCGCCCAAACGGGGAATCTTCGGGGGCTACACGTTCAAGCTCAACCACCCGAGGTAAGCCGGCGTCTCCCCCCTCCTTCTTCCTACAAGGTTTGCTCCAGCTCTGGTTTCCTTATTCCTTTGTCGATGACTTGCAGGGACAGCACCCCGGCGGGAGCAGGCAAAAGGGGGAGGACGTacactgcgcccgccgcgccgagcaagaagccgcgcaccctGGCCAGTGTCAGTGCCAGCCAAACCGGCACGGGgtccagcggcgccgccaccatgctTGCCGCCGACCCGAtcctggtggaggaggagcccgcagcGGACAGCCCAGCCGCAGGAGCCGGGACAGAGGGGGGCGGCTCCCCCTCCCAGTATGGCgtccccgcaaggtactcgtcCAGGGCCTCCTTGCGTGCActaatttcattttttgtcCCAGGCACTGTTGCGCCCTCAATGGGGGCAGGCGAGGCGGTGATCAAACTCACCTCTGACGTCGAGCACGTAGGGGTGGGGGACAAGCCGGAGGCAGCCTCTGCGCAAGCCCCGCTGCCCCAGACACAACAGCGGCGGCCCCCACCGTCTCTGTCGGAGCAGGGCCCGGCAACGCGCCCCCGACCTCGCACGCCGGAGGCACGGATCCCGCGGCAGCCCAGCAGAAGGCGACTCCTGCCGGGGCGCAGTTCCTCCACCAGCCCCACAACCTTCGGACgcgggggtggaggaggaagtggcggggagcagcaggcggctcccCTGCAAGGAGACGATGCTCCTCCCGGACAGACTGTCGCGGCGGGGGTCTCATCACTGTCCGCTGCTACCTCCAGCCCAGACCCCGGTATCCTCGCTggggcgacttgggacccaagcatctacgatcaggggcaccagttccttgacgccatcaagaagcagcagctggcgtttgtcacctccttcaacaaggtcagggagcaccacgagctcgcgaagggccagctcggcgaggtgcggcgaGACATCGAGAGGGAGCgacaggagctctcccggctgcagGAGGAGACGCACCTGGCTCGGCTAACCAGGGACGAGGCGGCAACACCGATTGTCCCTGAGGCAGAGCTCCACCGGCGACTGGAGGCCCAACGCGCCGAGAACCAGCAAGCACTGGACTCACTGGCCGCGGCGTgggagaaggccaacaaggagcacgaggaggtgctcgcgacagcccaggctcgcctcaacgagtaGAGCAAGCTGGTCAGCGGCTACTCCTCCCAGCTCCAGGCGCTGCGCACGAAACTGGAGGAGCAGACCAAGGCTGCGGAGGATGCGGCCGTGGCTTCGGCGcggcaggagaaggagctcaactccgccaaggagaggtTCACCCACCTCGAGTCGGAATTGTCCACCGCCCGGGGTGAGCTCGTCAAAATGGGCGAGGACAACATGGCCAAGGCCTAGGAGATCGCGCGGTTCGCGGAgctcctccgcaaggccaagcacgCGGTGGCGCTAGCGCGCGGCAACTACCACAAGCTGGTGGGGCAGCAGTGGGAGGAGACAGAGAAGCTACGCGGGATCGCCCAGGCTGTGCATGAgctgctgccgaggttcgagctgcaggccgcgcaGGTGGACGACACGGACGTCAGCAacctgatccccttcttctctgacatggtggggaagctcggggcgctggacgtgtggatctccaagttctgcgatgGGAAGATAGCCGAGACGATTctcccccgggtgcactaccaccaccccgacttccccttcgagacgctgctggacgcatggtcggacagcgaggacggcccctCCCACACCAGGGCGGTAAGCCGTTTCGTCGCTGAAGTGGTGGTCCGGATgtagaggaagccggagcccatGGCGGAAGCCCCCGACAACCATCCGTCTTAGTCCCCTGCTAGTTTTTGTATTTCCTTTTGTTCCCTGCAAGTGTCGAgcttggcgccgtttgaacaattatggtTTTCATTAGTCCATGCAATCGTTCGCTACTTCTATGAATTTCgttttctggttctacttggtacttgGTTCTTGTTCCCGAAAttgactcgcagggtggatgctCTGGTCTTCGTGTgctatgccttgtgttgccggggacacgcgcgctacccacttaaccagaccagggacccgggacggacccgcagtgccaacctggggtcaagttgcagcggcgagccactccacttgtgGGGTAACTACTTCCAAGCATGCGCCcgcgggacggacccgcaagccgcacggggagcacactccccccgcaagtgtccttctaacaccccggccGCACGCAAGACTGGAACCATACCTACGAGCCAATCGTTAAGTATCAGAAAGCTAGGCGGCTAGGATCATGTacttagctgtctgttctctTGTCGAACACCtgctggaggggtgcggcaagggcacgatggcagtgcacccatggGTGCTGAacaccgatggcatgcaccaccatcgcctcccTGCGGCTTCCCTCACCTTCGTAGCCATCTCCTCagcttcgctctgagctgcTCCGTGGCAAccacgcccttttataggcgcagCGAAGAACgctgccaccgcgcgcgccaAGCTATTGCAGCACACGTGGCAATACCCTCCTGCGGTAAGAATCTTGAAGTGGTCACCATGCACCACTGGCTACCCGCTGAATGACACGGCCCGTGAGCACTCCACGAGTGTCACAGTGCGCCTGATCCCATCCTTATcatgcatgtcagattcttaccgcGCCCGAGAtgctgtaattttttttttgaaacgcACGAAAAAGGACACAACATGGATAGAAACAGACAGAGGACAGGTAGCTcccctgcctcccagccctcgGGCAcaaaagggtcgataccaaacttgggtgtgagcactctttCAATCCCTAGACACATACATTGCGGGGAACCCAGCAACGGCACGTCCCCGTaccggagtgatccggcaacgggctttttgttttcgaggctccgatagtcccctgctcacagccaagaatggaaagagacttctgtgcacttagagcaggagacagaaggaagaacatgcaaataacGAGATAATCTGAAATTCTGGAGAAaccacttatctttattcatagaaactagcaGATTACAATCGGGGTTTGCCCGGCTaaactagttcgagaggcatgctgccggAGAATCACCTGTGAgccgggctccgccgcttcacgggtagaacttgcgcaagtgctcaaggttccaactgttttgcaccggacagcccccggcctggtcacgtgcactacccggaagggcccctcccatttcagagccagcttgttcccggccttcgttccttgtatccggcgcaggacaagatctccgatctcgagctcccagggacggacccgcctgtcatgataacgatGGAGTCCCCTGTTGATAGCatgcagctcgtacagcagtccg
The Brachypodium distachyon strain Bd21 chromosome 2, Brachypodium_distachyon_v3.0, whole genome shotgun sequence genome window above contains:
- the LOC104582555 gene encoding agamous-like MADS-box protein AGL80, whose amino-acid sequence is MARKKVALRRIPNDTARRTTFRNRHNGLVKKASELATLCNVKACVIVYGEGEVQPEVWPSVAEVVPILHRYKAMPDIAQCKKTMTQEGLLRQRMDKLREQIQKARHENHKRHTASLVHNAMLGRLPGLEGLAVEEVTNVGWMVQMNLKSLGERIANLQALAALGARAQPAPSLTYEQQVPHQETWIDMVRAPLFHSRFTNGNDARSSTPNNNMANTSASGGFSWKWHADPSASSSSFQPMIFKDQLQVPFSFEITTLASWSIWKIRNDFIFNGVQPSLYGCN